The DNA segment TGGCGGGGAGGCGGATATGGATTCTCTGGGCGGGGCCTATAAGGCAACCATCATCGGTTCGACCGGCGGCATCGGGCATGCGCTTGCGGATGTTCTGGAGGAGGATCCGAATTGCGCCGTGGTCGTCAGGCTATCGCGCAGTCAGACCGGTTTTGATCTTGGCGACGAAGCGTCGATCGAGCGGGCCGCCGCCGGCATCAAGGATGCGCATGGCGACATGGATCTGGTGTTTGACGCGACCGGCGCGCTGGAGATCGACGGCACCGGTCCTGAAAAAAGCCTGCGTGCGATCGATCCCGCCGTAATGGCGCGGCAGTTTGCGGTCAATGCCATCGGGCCGGCGCTGATCCTCAAGCATTTCTCGCCGCTGATGCCGCGGGCACGCCGCGCCCTTCTTGCGACGCTGTCTGCACGCGTCGGCTCGATCGGCGATAATAGGCTGGGTGGCTGGATATCCTACCGGGCTGCCAAGGCGGCTCTCAACCAGATCGTCAAGACCGCTTCGATCGAGATCGCCCGGACCCATCCGCAGGCGATCGTCACCGCTCTTCATCCTGGCACTGTCGCGACCGCGCTCACCGCGCCCTTCCGCCATGGCGAGGCCATCGCGCCGATTGATGCGGCACGGCAGTTGCTTGGCGTGCTTGATCATCTTCAGAGCGCATCGACGGGCGGGTTCTTCGCCTATGACGGTCAGGCGGTGGACTGGTGAAGGCGCGTCATCTGATTTTCATTCTGGGTGATCAGCTTTCCGCCGGGATCAGCAGCCTTGAGGGTGCTGATCCAAAGCGCGATGCGGTGCTGATGTGCGAGGTGATGGAGGAGGCGACCTATGTGCGCCATCATCCGAAGAAGATCGCCTTCATTTTCTCGGCCATGCGCCATTTCGCCGAAGACTTGCGGCAAAAAGGATTTACCGTCGATTATCAGAGGCTGGATGCGCCCGGGAATACCGGATCGTTCACGGGCGAGCTGCAACGCGCAATCACGCGTTTCGAGCCGCAGACGGTGCGGATCACCGAGCCCGGCGAATGGCGGGTCCTGCAGATGATCGAGGCTTGGGCTGGCATTCTGCCCTGTCCGGTTGATATCCTTGAGGACACGCGGTTTCTCAGTTCGCGCAGCGAATTTGCCGCCTGGGCTAAAAATCGCCAGCAATTGCGCATGGAGTTTTTCTATCGGGACATGCGCCGCAAGACCGGCCTGTTGATGCGTGGAGACGATCCGGAAGGTGGGCGCTGGAATTTTGATGCGGAGAACCGCAAACCTGCGTCACCCGACCTGTTTGCGCCCAAGCGGCAAGGGGTTGCGCCGGATCACATTACGAAAGAGGTGCTCGATCTCGTCGGGCGCCGCTTCAAGGCGCATTTCGGTTCGCTGGCAAATTTCAATTTTGCGGTGACGGCGACGGACGCCGACATTCTGCTTGAGAGCTTCATCGCGGATCAGCTTGCGACCTTTGGCGAGAGGCAGGACGCGATGCTGTCGTCGGATCCGTTTCTCAGCCATTCGCTGCTGTCCTTCTATATCAATGCCGGATTGCTCGATCCGCTCGATGTTTGCCGCCGTGTCGAGACCGCCTATCTCGCCGGCAATGTCCCGCTCAATTCCGCCGAAGGGTTCATTCGCCAGATCATCGGCTGGCGCGAATATATGCGTGGGGTCTATTGGCTGAAGATGCCGGATTACCGCGACGCCAATTTCCTCGATGCCGAGCGGCCGCTGCCGGATTTCTACTGGACGGGCGAGACGGACATGAACTGCGTGCACACCGTCGTGTCGGAGACCCGCGACAATGCCTATGCCCATCATATCCAGCGGCTGATGATCACCGGGAATTTCGCGCTGCTGGCCGGTATCCGGCCGCAGGCTGTGCACGAATGGTATCTGGAAGTCTATGCGGATGCCTATGAATGGGTGGAGCTGCCCAATGTGATCGGCATGAGCCAGTTTGCAGACGGCGGATTTCTGGGGTCGAAACCCTATGCCGCCGGCGGCAATTACATTCACCGGATGTCGGATTATTGTGCGACATGCCGCTATGACGTGAAGAAGAAGACCGGCGAAAAAGCCTGTCCGTTCAACGCGCTCTACTGGGATTTTCTCGATCGCAACAGCGGCAAGCTGAAGCGCAACCAGCGGCTGGGGCCGGTCTATGCCGCCTGGAGCAAGATGACCGAGGCGCAGAGGAATGATTACCGGCACAGCGCTGCCGCATTTCTGGCCAAGCTGGACAGCGCGGTCAGCACCTATTGAGCTGACCGGTCCGGGGAGGGGGCGCCTCCCCGGAACGGCGCAATTTTCAGTTATGCAGTCTGCATGGCGCCGGGGCCGGCAATAGCCTTCGGCGGAACCTTGCCGAGGATGATCATGCCCAGGACCTCGTCCTTGGTGACGTCCTCGGTGCGGGCATGGCCGACGACCTGGCCGTTCTTCATCACCGAGACGCGGTCGGCAAGGTCGAAGACGTCGTGGATATCGTGACTGATCAGGAAGATGCCGATGCCTTCGCGCTTCAGCTGCTTGATCAGTTCGCCGACCTGCGCCGTTTCCTGTGGCCCCAGTGCCGCCGTCGGCTCGTCCATGATCAGGATGCGGGCATCGAACAGGATGGCGCGGGCGATGGCCACCGACTGGCGCTGGCCGCCCGACAGAGCCTTCACGGGTTCCTTGAAACGGCGGAAGTTCGGGTTGAGCCGCCCCATCACTTCGCGCGCCTTGGCTTCCATCGCCACATCGTCGAGCGTGCCCCAGGGGGTGCGCAGCTCGCGGCCGAGATAGAGGTTGGCGGCCGCATCGACATTGTCGGCGACGGCAAGCGTCTGGTAGATCGTCTCGATACCGTATTTCTTGGCGTCGCGCGGATTGCTGATTGCAGCGGCTTCGCCATTAATCAGGATTTCGCCGGCATCGCGCTTGTAGGCGCCCGACAGGATCTTGATCAGCGTCGATTTGCCGGCACCATTATGGCCGAGAAGGGCCACGACTTCGCCGGGGTAAAGGTCGATCGAGGCATTGTCGACAGCATGGATGCCGCCGAAGGAGATGGAAATATTCTTCATTTCCACAAGTGGAGTGCGGGTGTCCGTCATTGTTCGGCCTCCTCTTACTTGGCCCGGCCGCGATAGACCGTATCGAGCCAAACGGCCACGACCAGGACGATACCGACGACGATGCGTTGCAGCGGGCTGTCGATGCCCAGAAGCACCATGCCCGATTGCAGCGATTGCATGACAAAGGCGCCGAGCATGGCGCCGGCGATGGTGCCGGTGCCGCCGGCAAGCGACGTGCCGCCGATCACGGCAGCCGCGATAGTATAGAGTTCGTCGAGCTCGCCCTGCGCATTGGTGGCTGCGTTCAGGCGGGCGGTGGAGATAGCGGCCGCGATGGCGCAGAGCATGCCCATCAGCGCAAAAATCCGCACCGTGACCCAGCGCGTCTTGATCCCGGCAAGTTCGGCTGCCTCCGGATTGCCGCCGATGGCAAAGACGTAGCGGCCAAAGCGCAGGCGTGTCGAGATGAAGGTCATGACGATGCCGACGACGACGGCCATCAGCACGGGAATGGCGATGCCGTGTGGGATCTGCAGACCGCCTTCAGGCCAGGCAATGCCGTTGGCATCGGCATATTTGCGGGCGATATTGGTCGGCCAGTAATAGTGGTTGGCGACGGCCACGGCGCCGATGACCAGCGCACAGCCGAGCACGGAGAGGAAATATTCAGCCCAGACCGGGCGGCGCGGAAAGCCGAAGCGCTTGCGCTGCTTGCGCGAATTGATGATCGTCGCGACAATGGCGATGCAGGCAAGCACGGCCACGATCCAACTTGCCGTGGCGCCGATCGAACCTTCCGTGCCGCCGCCCATCAGGCGGAAATTGACGTCCATGGGCGCAACGGTGCGGCCGCTGGTGACAAACCAGGTCGCGCCGCGCCAGACCAGCAGGCCGCCCAGCGTGACGATGAACGAGGGCACGTTGAGGAAGGCGATGATGACGCCGTGGAATGCGCCAATGGACGCGCCGAGCAGGATGCCGGCCAGCAGCGTGATGATCCAGGTTGCCGGATTGTTGAAGCCGATGATCTGCGGCAGGATTTCCGCCTGCAGCACGCCCATGAACATCCCCACGAAGCCGAGAATGGATCCGACGGAAAGGTCGATGTTGCGCGTCACGATGACCAGCACCATGCCGGTTGCCATGACGGCGACGGACGCTGTCTGTACCGACAGGTTCCACAGATTGCGCGGCGTCAGGAAGAGGCCGTCGGTCATGATCTGGAAGCCGATCCAGATGATCAGCAGGGCGCCGATCATACCCAGAAGGCGGGTGTCGAGCTCGGTTGCCCGGAAGAAGCGCCGCAACGGATTTTCCGTCGTATTCCGGGCACTGCTTACGTGTGCGGTATGTGTCGTGTTGGCCATGGTGTTGCCGCTCCCCCACCGGTCTATATCTTGATTTGCGCGTGTGCAGGCGCCATCCACCTGCGTAAACGCCGCAACGTGTCGCGTTGCGGCGTTACAATCAGGTCAGTCTAGCAAAATCTGCGCGTGATTACTTGCACGCTGCGACGTCGCCCTTGACGCCCTGGCAGGCTTCTTCCTTGGAAATCCAGCCGGCGTCGATGACGACGTTGAGATTGTCCTTGGTGATTGGCAGCGGAGCGAGGAAGACCGATTTCATTTCGACGCCCTTCGGACCGCCCTTGAAAGCTGCGACGCCTTCAATCTCGTCCATGGTCTTGCCAGCCGCGAGCGAAGCGGCGATTTCAGCCGCGCGCTTGCCGAGTTCACGGCTGTCCTTCCAGACGGAGACCGTCTGGGTGCCGAGAGCAACGCGGTTAAGCGCGGCCTTGTCGGCATCCTGGCCGGACACCGGCACGGAACCGGCGAGACCCTGTGCGTCGAGTGCCGCGATCGCGCCACCGGCAGTACCGTCATTGGAGGCGACGACAGCATCGACCTTATTGTCGTTGGCGGTCAGGAACTGCTCCATGTTCTTCTGGGCATTTTCTGGCTTCCAGCCGTCTGTATAGGCTTCGCCGACATTCTTGATCTTGCCTGCATCGATCGCAGCCTTCAGCACTTCTTGCTGACCGGCGAAGAGGAAGTCTGCGTTCGGATCGGAAGACGAGCCCTTGATGAAGACGTAGTTGCCTTCAGGCTTTGCCTTGAAG comes from the Pararhizobium qamdonense genome and includes:
- the xylF gene encoding D-xylose ABC transporter substrate-binding protein, with product MKSVLTLMAGAAIIVSLHTAAMAKDLVVGVSWSNFQEERWKTDEAAIKTALEASGDKYISADAQSSAAKQLTDVESLISQGANALIILAQDSDAIGPAIEKAAAEGIPVVGYDRLIENPAAFYITFDNKEVGRLQAQEVFKAKPEGNYVFIKGSSSDPNADFLFAGQQEVLKAAIDAGKIKNVGEAYTDGWKPENAQKNMEQFLTANDNKVDAVVASNDGTAGGAIAALDAQGLAGSVPVSGQDADKAALNRVALGTQTVSVWKDSRELGKRAAEIAASLAAGKTMDEIEGVAAFKGGPKGVEMKSVFLAPLPITKDNLNVVIDAGWISKEEACQGVKGDVAACK
- a CDS encoding cryptochrome/photolyase family protein, with protein sequence MKARHLIFILGDQLSAGISSLEGADPKRDAVLMCEVMEEATYVRHHPKKIAFIFSAMRHFAEDLRQKGFTVDYQRLDAPGNTGSFTGELQRAITRFEPQTVRITEPGEWRVLQMIEAWAGILPCPVDILEDTRFLSSRSEFAAWAKNRQQLRMEFFYRDMRRKTGLLMRGDDPEGGRWNFDAENRKPASPDLFAPKRQGVAPDHITKEVLDLVGRRFKAHFGSLANFNFAVTATDADILLESFIADQLATFGERQDAMLSSDPFLSHSLLSFYINAGLLDPLDVCRRVETAYLAGNVPLNSAEGFIRQIIGWREYMRGVYWLKMPDYRDANFLDAERPLPDFYWTGETDMNCVHTVVSETRDNAYAHHIQRLMITGNFALLAGIRPQAVHEWYLEVYADAYEWVELPNVIGMSQFADGGFLGSKPYAAGGNYIHRMSDYCATCRYDVKKKTGEKACPFNALYWDFLDRNSGKLKRNQRLGPVYAAWSKMTEAQRNDYRHSAAAFLAKLDSAVSTY
- a CDS encoding SDR family NAD(P)-dependent oxidoreductase; protein product: MDSLGGAYKATIIGSTGGIGHALADVLEEDPNCAVVVRLSRSQTGFDLGDEASIERAAAGIKDAHGDMDLVFDATGALEIDGTGPEKSLRAIDPAVMARQFAVNAIGPALILKHFSPLMPRARRALLATLSARVGSIGDNRLGGWISYRAAKAALNQIVKTASIEIARTHPQAIVTALHPGTVATALTAPFRHGEAIAPIDAARQLLGVLDHLQSASTGGFFAYDGQAVDW
- a CDS encoding ATP-binding cassette domain-containing protein, whose protein sequence is MTDTRTPLVEMKNISISFGGIHAVDNASIDLYPGEVVALLGHNGAGKSTLIKILSGAYKRDAGEILINGEAAAISNPRDAKKYGIETIYQTLAVADNVDAAANLYLGRELRTPWGTLDDVAMEAKAREVMGRLNPNFRRFKEPVKALSGGQRQSVAIARAILFDARILIMDEPTAALGPQETAQVGELIKQLKREGIGIFLISHDIHDVFDLADRVSVMKNGQVVGHARTEDVTKDEVLGMIILGKVPPKAIAGPGAMQTA
- a CDS encoding sugar ABC transporter permease; protein product: MANTTHTAHVSSARNTTENPLRRFFRATELDTRLLGMIGALLIIWIGFQIMTDGLFLTPRNLWNLSVQTASVAVMATGMVLVIVTRNIDLSVGSILGFVGMFMGVLQAEILPQIIGFNNPATWIITLLAGILLGASIGAFHGVIIAFLNVPSFIVTLGGLLVWRGATWFVTSGRTVAPMDVNFRLMGGGTEGSIGATASWIVAVLACIAIVATIINSRKQRKRFGFPRRPVWAEYFLSVLGCALVIGAVAVANHYYWPTNIARKYADANGIAWPEGGLQIPHGIAIPVLMAVVVGIVMTFISTRLRFGRYVFAIGGNPEAAELAGIKTRWVTVRIFALMGMLCAIAAAISTARLNAATNAQGELDELYTIAAAVIGGTSLAGGTGTIAGAMLGAFVMQSLQSGMVLLGIDSPLQRIVVGIVLVVAVWLDTVYRGRAK